A genome region from Streptomyces pratensis includes the following:
- the mobF gene encoding MobF family relaxase yields MGWVTMIGPSDEQVEYRLTGGHGCGKSVTVDAAPLIAAIEAKAEAAGAPVASLLANREAKRAFFRARGLLRSKGAARFTGFDAVEVAAAAGLDARDLYGEQALPARPADGQVDYHLDASERPLVWIGAGLAEFDITPGSTLAPEQFPAARRLMRGEDPRTGQTLVEPKLAIAPAAKLPAAPLARAIRRAAAERSVNPASLLDSKRKQDAFRRMESQVKRFGESHRVPVSTVLKLADAVGIDAVDLYGESLVEKAVAAEAGGRLDARALLRAVETRATETGQQPADLFDAASMKRRYLQTEGEGARRLRDLPMDVREAVAMAKAAGLAPEDVWDAEEIKAALLEGHVQVGNFGADVTLDLAKSKSAFLAYAPEEIAAQVEGIYMAAGRESIGALERWAAYAMRGHHGDGDEAATMKTSGFSGWMMVHRAARPVDGAPYGDPHFHLHFTLANMVKGTDGKWSTMAGGGRDLHRHTRATQSLMNARIRRELTDTFGISFRREKRTGAWEIAAIPEATIRLFSKRDSQVRDLLTKLGIDYDSATTWERTAASTASKAAKNGEAAGVEDDVLRAYWQAEGRAAGDDPEAIAASAMEQARAHQNPSLDELCAQVFDPKTGLTSHSKEFTHAAALAAVLDALPYGVADAAEAEQLTNSVLRHAGYAVQLNPKGAQHFTHPDRYTTADVVAAETLIVFETTNRLNEQAAVVSRDTVDMTLSTVEAQHGGTFAFSDEQRAVLKRVLTVGHGIDAVVGIAGSGKTTIMNTARAAWESHGLVVAGASTAAVAAANLKAEAGIESRTLASWLTGIRSGGSGLTGVDVLVLDEAAMCDDRDIAELLTHAAETGTKIVGIGDPKQLHSPGIGGSFAAVHHLVGGLALSQNLRQKDMVERRVLELWRDDNRVEALRTFAGTGRVHALADKDATLAAMLTIWADKRAAHTDDHTAVQELLMLAATNEIVEELNTGARALRKANGDLTGPEHAYALPGGGELTLSVGDQVLLRVNDYRGKKSQGENEDVLNGYRGIVRAVDEERRVLVEWREKTDDGHRDVAEWVDTDYIAHGGLSLGYAITGHKSQGLSVQEALVYGPGAQANALYTMMSRDKKESHLFLPLSVYETDADRARHGDALTEREQLDRAVAGLIREIENGTEQRMILTELPMNVVPNHVRQAVADLPTPRAPGTGQTHDAAPPGEDMETENRTAPAPAAGSEVSTASPTTAPTTGRPYAHLTTSALRDATRKATVAARATSSAAEKAEAAATRAEQQAAAGTGPNTLALSRRQQDVAQQAVAIREVRALGGTITECTDRLHHAQVRIQGLEQRLAETSRFGRPVLRGENRAAMEADREELLRTREREARAVEQMSTRFHDVTRQAGSVGEYKAVLTEADMSQEDRAALLRRAQNKDNQAAKRLRAEAAKARNTSNDATYRVTGLRAELSARAEGKASPSSDEPHRQRGRDGVSAYPGAGAADVQVHQAHDGLNEPSVEPLP; encoded by the coding sequence ATGGGATGGGTAACCATGATCGGCCCGTCCGACGAGCAGGTTGAGTACCGCCTTACCGGCGGCCACGGATGCGGGAAGTCTGTAACGGTCGACGCCGCGCCCCTCATTGCCGCCATCGAAGCGAAGGCCGAAGCCGCCGGTGCCCCCGTCGCCTCCCTGCTCGCGAACCGCGAGGCCAAGCGCGCCTTCTTCCGCGCCCGCGGACTCCTCCGCAGCAAGGGCGCTGCGCGGTTCACCGGGTTCGACGCCGTTGAAGTGGCCGCCGCAGCCGGGCTCGACGCCCGCGACCTCTACGGGGAACAGGCCCTCCCCGCTCGGCCCGCGGACGGACAGGTGGACTACCACCTGGACGCCAGCGAACGGCCCCTGGTCTGGATCGGCGCTGGGCTCGCCGAGTTCGACATCACGCCCGGCAGCACCCTCGCCCCCGAGCAGTTCCCGGCCGCCCGGCGCCTTATGCGCGGCGAAGACCCGCGGACCGGGCAGACCCTCGTGGAACCCAAGCTGGCCATCGCGCCGGCCGCCAAGCTCCCCGCTGCCCCACTGGCCCGCGCCATCCGCCGCGCCGCCGCCGAACGCAGTGTGAATCCCGCCTCCCTGCTGGACTCCAAGCGCAAGCAGGACGCCTTTCGCCGGATGGAGAGCCAGGTCAAGAGGTTCGGGGAGTCGCACCGTGTTCCCGTCTCGACGGTGCTGAAGCTCGCCGACGCCGTCGGCATCGACGCCGTCGACCTCTACGGCGAGAGCCTGGTGGAGAAGGCGGTCGCCGCCGAGGCAGGCGGCCGTCTGGACGCCCGCGCGCTCTTGCGTGCGGTCGAGACGCGCGCCACCGAGACGGGACAGCAGCCCGCCGACCTGTTCGACGCCGCCTCCATGAAGCGCCGGTATCTCCAGACCGAGGGCGAAGGCGCACGTCGTCTTCGCGATCTGCCGATGGATGTGCGCGAAGCCGTCGCGATGGCCAAGGCGGCAGGGCTCGCGCCCGAGGACGTGTGGGACGCCGAGGAGATCAAGGCCGCTCTCCTCGAAGGCCACGTGCAGGTCGGCAACTTCGGTGCCGACGTCACCTTGGACCTGGCGAAGTCGAAGTCTGCGTTCCTCGCGTACGCGCCTGAGGAGATCGCCGCCCAGGTCGAGGGCATCTATATGGCCGCCGGCCGCGAATCCATCGGTGCCCTGGAACGGTGGGCGGCGTACGCCATGCGCGGCCACCACGGCGACGGCGACGAAGCCGCGACCATGAAGACGAGTGGGTTCTCCGGCTGGATGATGGTTCACCGCGCCGCCCGCCCCGTGGACGGCGCCCCGTACGGCGACCCCCACTTCCACCTGCACTTCACCCTGGCCAACATGGTCAAGGGCACCGACGGCAAGTGGTCCACGATGGCCGGCGGGGGCCGCGACCTCCACCGGCACACCCGCGCGACCCAGTCCCTCATGAACGCCCGCATCCGCCGCGAGCTGACCGACACGTTCGGTATCAGCTTCCGCCGTGAGAAGCGGACCGGCGCGTGGGAGATCGCAGCGATTCCCGAGGCCACGATCCGGCTGTTCAGCAAGCGGGACAGCCAGGTCCGGGACCTGCTGACGAAACTCGGCATCGACTACGACAGCGCGACAACCTGGGAGCGCACCGCCGCCTCCACCGCGTCCAAGGCCGCGAAGAACGGCGAAGCCGCCGGAGTCGAGGACGACGTACTGCGCGCCTACTGGCAGGCTGAAGGCCGCGCTGCCGGCGACGACCCCGAGGCCATCGCGGCCAGCGCGATGGAGCAGGCCCGAGCCCACCAGAACCCGTCTCTGGACGAACTGTGCGCCCAGGTCTTCGACCCCAAGACCGGCCTGACCAGCCACTCCAAGGAGTTCACCCACGCCGCCGCCCTCGCCGCCGTGCTGGACGCCCTCCCGTACGGCGTCGCGGACGCCGCCGAGGCCGAGCAGCTCACCAACTCAGTCCTCCGGCACGCCGGGTACGCGGTCCAGCTGAACCCGAAGGGCGCCCAGCACTTCACGCACCCCGACCGCTACACCACGGCGGACGTCGTGGCCGCGGAAACCCTGATCGTCTTCGAGACGACGAACCGTCTCAACGAGCAGGCCGCCGTCGTCAGCCGCGACACGGTCGACATGACCTTGTCCACCGTCGAGGCCCAGCACGGCGGCACCTTCGCGTTCTCCGACGAACAGCGCGCCGTCCTCAAACGGGTGCTCACGGTCGGGCACGGCATCGACGCCGTGGTGGGCATCGCCGGATCGGGCAAGACCACGATTATGAACACCGCCCGTGCGGCGTGGGAGTCCCACGGTCTCGTCGTCGCCGGCGCGAGTACGGCCGCCGTCGCCGCCGCGAACCTCAAGGCCGAGGCGGGCATCGAGTCCCGCACGCTCGCATCCTGGCTCACCGGCATCCGTTCCGGAGGCTCCGGCCTCACCGGCGTGGACGTGTTGGTCCTGGACGAAGCCGCAATGTGCGATGACCGCGACATCGCCGAACTCCTCACTCATGCCGCGGAAACCGGCACGAAGATCGTCGGAATCGGTGACCCCAAGCAGCTCCACTCGCCTGGCATCGGCGGCAGCTTCGCCGCCGTGCACCACCTCGTCGGTGGCCTCGCCCTCAGCCAGAACCTCCGTCAGAAGGACATGGTCGAGCGCCGGGTCCTGGAACTCTGGCGCGACGACAACCGCGTAGAAGCCCTCCGCACCTTCGCCGGAACCGGCCGCGTGCACGCCCTCGCGGACAAGGACGCCACCCTCGCCGCGATGCTCACCATCTGGGCCGACAAACGCGCCGCGCACACCGACGACCACACCGCCGTGCAGGAGCTCCTCATGCTCGCCGCCACCAACGAGATCGTGGAAGAGCTGAACACGGGAGCCCGCGCACTGCGAAAGGCGAACGGCGACCTCACCGGTCCCGAGCACGCCTACGCGCTGCCCGGCGGCGGCGAGCTGACGCTGTCCGTCGGTGACCAGGTCCTCCTTCGGGTCAACGACTACCGGGGCAAGAAGAGCCAAGGCGAGAACGAAGACGTCTTGAACGGCTACCGCGGGATCGTGCGCGCCGTCGACGAGGAACGCCGGGTGCTGGTCGAGTGGCGCGAGAAGACTGATGACGGCCACCGTGACGTCGCCGAATGGGTCGACACCGACTACATCGCACACGGCGGACTCAGCCTCGGATACGCGATCACCGGGCACAAGTCCCAGGGCCTCAGCGTCCAAGAGGCCCTGGTCTACGGCCCCGGCGCCCAGGCGAACGCCCTCTACACGATGATGTCGCGGGACAAGAAGGAGTCTCACCTCTTCCTGCCGCTCTCCGTCTACGAGACCGACGCCGACCGCGCCCGCCACGGTGACGCACTCACCGAGCGGGAACAGCTTGACCGTGCCGTCGCGGGGCTCATCCGCGAGATCGAGAACGGCACAGAGCAACGCATGATCCTCACCGAACTCCCAATGAACGTGGTCCCCAATCACGTCCGCCAGGCCGTAGCTGACCTGCCGACCCCGCGCGCGCCCGGCACCGGACAGACACACGACGCGGCCCCTCCCGGCGAGGACATGGAAACCGAGAACCGAACCGCCCCGGCGCCTGCCGCGGGGAGCGAAGTCTCGACCGCGTCTCCGACAACTGCGCCGACGACCGGCCGCCCGTACGCTCACCTCACTACTTCGGCTCTGCGCGACGCAACGCGCAAGGCCACCGTGGCAGCGCGCGCCACCAGCTCGGCGGCCGAGAAGGCTGAGGCCGCCGCTACCCGCGCTGAACAGCAGGCTGCTGCCGGGACAGGCCCGAACACGCTCGCGCTCAGCCGTCGACAGCAGGACGTTGCCCAGCAGGCCGTGGCGATCCGCGAAGTTCGAGCACTGGGCGGCACAATCACGGAGTGCACTGACCGGCTCCACCACGCGCAAGTTCGTATCCAAGGACTTGAACAGCGGCTGGCTGAGACCAGCCGCTTCGGGCGGCCGGTCCTTCGTGGAGAGAACCGCGCTGCGATGGAGGCCGACCGTGAGGAACTGCTCCGTACGCGCGAGAGGGAGGCGCGAGCAGTGGAGCAGATGAGTACGCGTTTCCACGATGTCACCCGGCAGGCTGGGTCGGTCGGTGAGTACAAAGCCGTGCTCACCGAAGCGGACATGAGCCAGGAGGACAGGGCTGCACTCCTTCGGCGGGCCCAAAACAAGGACAACCAGGCGGCAAAGCGGCTTCGGGCCGAAGCCGCCAAGGCGCGCAATACGTCTAACGACGCCACCTACCGTGTAACCGGACTACGGGCTGAGTTGTCAGCGCGGGCCGAAGGGAAGGCATCGCCATCGAGTGACGAGCCCCATCGCCAACGTGGACGGGATGGAGTTTCTGCCTACCCCGGCGCCGGGGCGGCCGATGTGCAAGTGCATCAGGCGCACGATGGACTGAACGAGCCATCCGTTGAGCCACTCCCGTGA
- a CDS encoding MerR family transcriptional regulator, producing the protein MSTMRISQLAERCGVPATTLRFYESAGLLPADRNASGYRLYGEEAVERLAFIGAAKHLGLPLEEIGELLAVWEAGACADVKADLRPRISARLDEAEQRTAELTAFAASLHTALEHLDALPDRATRCDPECGFLTPPAPIGASRAVNIVLSPSRRAAEETESWRTAPVACSLTGDGLGERTAQWHRLLDGAVRQEIPDGLRLTMPASRAGGIAALAAEEQQCCPFFDFRLHLDGQYLHVEVRTATAGAELLTDLFGPTA; encoded by the coding sequence GTGAGCACGATGCGGATTTCCCAGCTCGCGGAGCGCTGCGGCGTCCCGGCCACCACCTTGCGCTTCTATGAGAGTGCCGGGCTGTTGCCCGCCGACCGCAACGCCTCCGGGTACCGCCTATACGGCGAGGAGGCGGTGGAACGCCTCGCGTTCATTGGAGCAGCCAAGCACCTCGGGCTCCCCCTGGAGGAGATCGGCGAACTCCTCGCCGTGTGGGAGGCTGGCGCCTGCGCGGACGTAAAGGCCGACCTGCGTCCCCGCATCTCCGCCCGCCTGGATGAAGCCGAGCAGCGCACTGCCGAACTGACGGCATTCGCTGCCTCCCTGCACACCGCGCTGGAACACCTGGACGCGCTGCCCGACCGCGCCACCCGCTGCGACCCGGAATGCGGCTTCCTCACCCCGCCCGCACCCATCGGCGCTTCCCGCGCGGTGAACATCGTGCTCTCGCCCAGTCGCCGGGCCGCTGAGGAGACCGAGTCCTGGCGGACAGCTCCGGTCGCCTGCTCTCTGACCGGCGATGGCCTCGGCGAGCGCACCGCCCAGTGGCACCGACTCCTCGACGGCGCGGTACGCCAGGAGATCCCCGATGGGCTCCGCCTCACCATGCCCGCCTCACGGGCCGGGGGCATCGCCGCGCTCGCCGCCGAGGAGCAGCAATGCTGCCCGTTCTTCGACTTCCGACTCCACCTCGACGGCCAGTACCTCCACGTCGAAGTCCGCACCGCGACCGCCGGGGCCGAACTACTCACGGACCTCTTCGGCCCGACGGCCTGA
- a CDS encoding YnfA family protein encodes MLIARSIALFVVAALFEIGGAWLVWQGVREHKGWIWVGAGVIALGLYGFVATLQSDGNFGRILAAYGGVFVAGSIAWGMVADGYRPDRYDIIGAVICLIGMGVLMYAPRSH; translated from the coding sequence GTGCTCATCGCCCGCTCCATCGCTCTGTTCGTCGTCGCAGCCCTCTTCGAGATCGGAGGGGCCTGGCTGGTCTGGCAAGGCGTGCGCGAGCACAAGGGCTGGATCTGGGTCGGCGCCGGCGTCATTGCGCTCGGCCTGTACGGGTTCGTCGCCACGCTCCAGTCCGACGGCAACTTCGGCCGCATCCTCGCCGCGTACGGCGGCGTCTTCGTCGCCGGATCGATCGCTTGGGGCATGGTCGCCGACGGCTACCGACCCGACCGGTACGACATCATCGGCGCCGTCATCTGCCTGATCGGGATGGGCGTCCTCATGTACGCACCCCGCAGTCACTAA
- a CDS encoding DUF6211 family protein produces MLCDRHPDCPQPGDIAQLTRGNSIGADPGDSFVIVEDLPPTGRHLVLNLPVDHPGRADWAAAVPLADVATLTRLEPAGSRTWAPAPDPDDIL; encoded by the coding sequence ATGCTATGTGACCGACACCCCGACTGTCCCCAGCCCGGCGACATCGCCCAGCTCACCAGGGGTAACAGCATCGGCGCCGATCCCGGCGACAGCTTCGTCATCGTCGAGGACTTGCCCCCGACCGGTCGGCACCTCGTGCTCAACCTCCCCGTCGACCACCCCGGCCGCGCCGACTGGGCCGCCGCCGTCCCCCTGGCCGACGTAGCCACCCTCACCCGGCTCGAACCGGCGGGCAGCCGTACGTGGGCGCCGGCCCCGGACCCGGACGACATCCTGTGA
- a CDS encoding DUF6349 family protein, whose amino-acid sequence MTATVSVPTGARARQTYYLRVRNARTRHSPPSAGQAWHIQPGHPGGAYCDLGHELDPPSHHAPTLLSRSRPTGRRGDEQEFRGGCLACEWEGPVHSGDGFGNGDNEAVEDAHDHCFPGWRTLPPITTVEDWWAVPRNRSRWAQLIARYPAGWVDQGAPVVAWRRYRREAHAPPHAGRPRYELHVTRPSNDRGRRPTDQGALF is encoded by the coding sequence ATGACCGCTACCGTCTCCGTGCCGACTGGAGCACGGGCACGGCAGACGTACTACTTGCGAGTGCGCAACGCGCGGACGCGCCACTCACCTCCGAGCGCCGGGCAGGCGTGGCACATCCAGCCCGGACACCCCGGCGGCGCGTATTGCGACCTCGGCCACGAGCTGGATCCGCCCTCACACCACGCGCCGACCCTGCTCTCCCGCAGCCGGCCGACCGGCCGCCGGGGGGACGAGCAGGAGTTCCGCGGCGGGTGTCTCGCGTGCGAGTGGGAAGGTCCCGTGCACTCCGGCGACGGGTTCGGGAACGGTGACAACGAGGCGGTGGAGGACGCGCACGACCATTGTTTCCCCGGCTGGCGGACGCTGCCACCGATCACCACGGTCGAGGACTGGTGGGCCGTCCCGCGGAATCGGAGCCGCTGGGCTCAGCTCATCGCCCGGTACCCGGCGGGCTGGGTTGACCAGGGCGCCCCCGTCGTGGCCTGGCGCCGCTACCGCCGCGAAGCTCACGCTCCGCCGCACGCGGGGCGCCCCCGCTACGAACTCCACGTAACCCGGCCATCCAACGACCGGGGCCGACGCCCCACAGATCAGGGGGCCCTCTTCTGA
- a CDS encoding DUF6181 family protein has protein sequence MDETTEDRSTTRTPSRRGAATPSRDGIHRLSVPLHPRLSATELIRVLLAAPGESDISALDPVQVRSLIADVLTQHGYDVLDRSPYYPELDRHQDARRAVRRAYGPRFLDAPAEQAVLADPLREVLAAGSRKP, from the coding sequence ATGGACGAGACGACAGAAGACCGCAGCACCACCAGAACGCCGAGCCGCCGAGGAGCCGCCACCCCCAGCCGGGACGGCATCCACCGGCTCAGCGTGCCCCTCCACCCCCGGCTCAGCGCGACCGAGCTGATCCGCGTACTCCTCGCGGCCCCGGGGGAATCCGACATCTCCGCCCTCGACCCCGTACAGGTCCGGTCGCTCATCGCGGACGTGCTCACCCAGCACGGTTATGACGTGCTCGACCGGTCGCCGTACTACCCGGAGCTCGACCGCCACCAGGACGCCCGCCGCGCGGTGCGCCGCGCGTACGGGCCGCGGTTCCTCGATGCCCCCGCCGAACAGGCCGTGCTCGCGGACCCGCTCCGCGAAGTCCTCGCCGCCGGAAGCAGGAAGCCATGA
- a CDS encoding DUF6197 family protein, producing the protein MPTHHTPESIIIADTPAAILEWAARHIDHVGLHQSPRLFDGSGRTATLPCWSRGALQVAAGHGRGAAGRTYDWDRIDRARDQAFSILAETLTGHPVGADDPAAAKALRREAIDRWSAEPGRTAADAAHAFGTAAAPR; encoded by the coding sequence GTGCCGACCCACCACACCCCCGAAAGCATCATCATCGCCGACACTCCGGCCGCGATCCTGGAATGGGCCGCCCGCCACATCGACCACGTCGGGCTCCACCAGAGCCCGCGCTTGTTTGACGGTTCCGGCCGTACGGCCACGTTGCCGTGCTGGTCGCGTGGCGCCCTCCAAGTCGCTGCCGGCCACGGGCGGGGAGCCGCCGGCCGGACGTACGACTGGGACCGCATCGACCGTGCCCGTGACCAGGCGTTCTCCATCCTCGCGGAAACCCTCACCGGTCACCCCGTCGGCGCCGACGACCCCGCCGCCGCCAAGGCCCTGCGCCGCGAGGCCATCGACCGGTGGAGCGCCGAGCCCGGCCGTACCGCCGCCGACGCTGCCCACGCGTTCGGCACCGCCGCCGCCCCGCGCTGA
- a CDS encoding DUF3560 domain-containing protein, producing MTIEITHTRREGTLIEGTSRGDRSAEILRLREYGRTQRQPFRWSRNLDCWYLPHSRDHTTYTPSLELLAQRLRNAGFEVTLTIDNADRRSFSDAEKDREEKAEGRAERFSGYAASAAQNAEAAWKSSHEISERFAFGQPILTGHHSERRARRAHARMDNAMRKSIGESDRAAHWTGRAQAAANYERFKTDPGRTLRRLDKLRADLRAVEKWQRGESAKGFSRSPADPELETEHQELTEEIAHWEKVIKDAEAEGFKVWSKADFTRGDFVLYRGTWYEILRVNPKSVTIPHIHNGVGQRVVRAADNRHDGWTWTVPYDDVSGRKSADEMQQPPRAEAAEHQEQAQQALPVKEPVPAAETCPTSHPSPWHAKAHRWALGQHAPEGRPTPATAPAETANGQEEMALVIITSKNSRRSRKRALWALPRREAKAVCGDPRTSGRSYMLTWTNRPGAEGADWEWTPDNGSLDPVLTDLGVTPRREWTAATQAPAEAA from the coding sequence GTGACTATCGAGATCACCCACACCCGCCGAGAAGGAACCCTGATCGAGGGCACGAGCCGTGGCGACAGATCGGCCGAGATCCTGCGCCTTCGCGAGTACGGCCGGACCCAGCGCCAGCCCTTCCGCTGGAGCAGGAACCTTGACTGCTGGTACCTCCCGCACAGCCGTGACCACACTACTTACACCCCCTCGCTCGAACTCCTCGCGCAGCGACTCCGAAACGCGGGCTTCGAGGTCACGTTGACCATCGACAACGCCGACCGCCGCTCGTTTTCCGATGCCGAGAAGGATCGGGAAGAGAAGGCCGAAGGCCGGGCGGAGAGGTTCAGCGGATACGCCGCCAGCGCAGCCCAGAACGCCGAGGCCGCATGGAAGTCGAGCCACGAGATATCCGAGCGGTTCGCCTTCGGTCAGCCCATCCTGACCGGACACCACTCCGAGCGCCGCGCCCGCCGTGCTCACGCGCGGATGGACAACGCGATGCGCAAGAGCATCGGCGAGAGCGACCGCGCCGCCCACTGGACCGGCCGGGCACAGGCCGCCGCGAACTACGAGCGGTTCAAGACGGACCCCGGCCGCACGCTCCGCCGTCTCGACAAGCTGCGGGCCGACCTCCGCGCGGTCGAGAAGTGGCAGCGCGGCGAGTCCGCCAAGGGGTTTTCCCGGAGTCCGGCAGACCCCGAGCTGGAGACCGAGCACCAGGAGCTGACGGAGGAGATCGCCCACTGGGAGAAGGTCATCAAGGACGCCGAAGCCGAGGGCTTCAAGGTCTGGTCGAAAGCCGACTTCACGCGCGGGGACTTCGTTCTCTACCGAGGCACCTGGTACGAGATCCTGCGGGTCAACCCGAAGTCGGTGACGATCCCGCACATTCACAACGGCGTCGGTCAGCGCGTCGTTCGCGCGGCGGACAACCGTCACGACGGCTGGACCTGGACCGTTCCCTACGACGACGTGTCCGGGCGCAAGAGCGCCGACGAGATGCAGCAGCCGCCTCGGGCCGAGGCCGCCGAGCACCAGGAGCAGGCCCAACAGGCCCTGCCGGTCAAGGAGCCGGTACCGGCGGCTGAGACGTGCCCGACCAGTCACCCCAGTCCCTGGCATGCGAAAGCGCACCGCTGGGCTCTCGGTCAACACGCCCCTGAAGGGAGGCCGACCCCGGCGACAGCCCCCGCCGAAACGGCAAACGGGCAGGAGGAAATGGCACTGGTGATCATCACCTCGAAGAACTCCCGCCGCTCCCGCAAGCGCGCCTTGTGGGCCCTGCCCCGCCGCGAGGCAAAGGCGGTGTGCGGCGACCCCCGGACCTCCGGCCGCTCCTACATGCTCACCTGGACCAACCGGCCCGGCGCCGAAGGTGCCGACTGGGAATGGACGCCGGACAACGGGAGTTTGGACCCGGTCCTTACGGACCTGGGCGTCACCCCGCGCCGTGAATGGACCGCCGCCACGCAGGCCCCCGCCGAGGCCGCGTAG
- a CDS encoding DUF6409 family protein produces MLTTDKKPTVQDFPTATLVIGGPWFRGHQLDTRPAVVVGPFGGPEFADKATMSVVWFFTLGAPQPGDSVQAMFPHELTPLDDTLTTMHQDTFRDIVRSLRRGRFAYDDGNALRAAVRQAWRERTGLAEADPAARHTFHRS; encoded by the coding sequence ATGCTCACCACCGACAAGAAGCCCACCGTCCAGGACTTCCCCACCGCGACGCTCGTGATCGGCGGTCCTTGGTTCCGTGGCCACCAGCTCGACACCCGCCCCGCCGTCGTCGTCGGCCCGTTCGGCGGGCCGGAGTTCGCGGACAAGGCCACCATGTCCGTGGTCTGGTTCTTCACCCTCGGTGCCCCGCAGCCGGGCGACAGCGTCCAGGCGATGTTCCCGCACGAGCTGACCCCGTTGGACGACACGCTGACCACGATGCACCAGGACACCTTCCGCGACATCGTCCGCAGCCTGCGCCGAGGACGGTTCGCCTACGACGACGGGAACGCGCTCCGCGCCGCCGTCCGCCAGGCATGGCGCGAGCGGACCGGACTGGCCGAAGCCGACCCGGCCGCCCGGCACACGTTCCACCGCAGCTGA